A region of Geobacillus sp. 46C-IIa DNA encodes the following proteins:
- a CDS encoding BMP family protein, with product MKKRFGWALSVLFAAGTLLSACGGQGGGNAGGNKEDTFSVAMVTDVGGVDDRSFNQSAWEGLQKFGKDNGLEKGRGGYDYLQSASDADYVTNLNKLVRSDFDLIYGIGYLMGDAVKEVAEQNPKKHFAIVDTVVDAPNVASITFKEHEGSFLVGVVAGLMTKTNKIGFVGGMEIPLIEKFESGFRAGVKAVNPKATVEVQYAGAFDQADKGKAIASSMYASGIDIIYHAAGGTGNGVFSEAKDLKKKDPNREIWVIGVDKDQAPEGEVKIGDKTYNVTLTSMVKRVDVAVYDVAKRAQAGDFPGGQTIEYGLPENGVGIAPTQDNIPDNVLKAVDEWKEKIVNGEVKVPTNRKEYEQFAATVK from the coding sequence ATGAAAAAGCGATTCGGATGGGCGCTCTCCGTTTTGTTCGCTGCGGGTACGCTGCTTTCTGCCTGCGGCGGCCAAGGAGGCGGCAATGCAGGGGGCAATAAGGAAGATACGTTCAGCGTTGCTATGGTCACGGACGTAGGCGGCGTTGACGACAGATCGTTCAATCAGTCAGCTTGGGAAGGGCTGCAAAAGTTCGGCAAAGACAACGGCCTTGAGAAAGGGCGCGGCGGCTATGACTACTTGCAGTCCGCCAGCGATGCCGACTATGTGACGAACTTAAACAAACTCGTGCGCAGCGACTTTGATTTGATTTACGGCATCGGCTATTTGATGGGCGATGCGGTGAAAGAAGTCGCCGAGCAAAATCCGAAAAAACATTTTGCCATTGTTGATACGGTCGTTGATGCGCCGAATGTTGCCAGCATCACGTTTAAAGAGCACGAAGGGTCGTTTCTTGTCGGTGTTGTTGCCGGATTGATGACGAAAACGAATAAAATTGGCTTTGTCGGCGGGATGGAAATTCCGTTGATTGAGAAGTTCGAAAGCGGATTCCGGGCCGGCGTCAAAGCGGTCAACCCGAAAGCGACCGTCGAAGTGCAATACGCCGGTGCCTTCGACCAAGCGGATAAAGGGAAAGCGATCGCCTCGAGCATGTACGCTTCCGGCATTGATATTATCTATCACGCGGCCGGCGGGACTGGAAACGGTGTCTTCTCGGAAGCGAAAGATTTGAAGAAGAAAGATCCGAACCGCGAAATTTGGGTCATTGGCGTCGATAAAGACCAAGCTCCGGAAGGCGAAGTGAAAATCGGCGACAAAACGTACAACGTGACGCTCACCTCGATGGTGAAACGGGTCGATGTGGCCGTTTACGACGTTGCCAAACGGGCGCAAGCAGGCGACTTCCCAGGCGGCCAAACGATTGAGTACGGCTTGCCAGAAAACGGGGTCGGCATTGCTCCGACGCAAGACAACATCCCGGACAATGTGCTAAAGGCGGTTGACGAATGGAAGGAAAAAATCGTTAATGGTGAAGTGAAAGTGCCGACGAACCGGAAAGAATACGAACAATTTGCCGCAACGGTGAAATAA
- a CDS encoding GntR family transcriptional regulator produces the protein MSIKSDSRHLYLQVIDRIKHNIETGVYKERQKLPSEFELAKQLGVSRATLREALRVLEEENIIIRRHGVGTFVNARPLFTSGIEQLTSVTDMIRQAGRKPGTIFLSSSIQQPTEDDMRRFQCRPDDEILLIERVRTADGEPVVYCLDKILCKYLPKGISYEHESLFENLHNQAHRDIAYAIARIEPLGYHEKVSPILQCDPETALLVLKQMHFDKNDEPIFYSTNYFRSDKFIFHVMRKRFGF, from the coding sequence ATGTCAATCAAATCAGACAGCCGCCATCTTTACCTGCAAGTCATCGACCGGATTAAACACAATATTGAAACCGGAGTATACAAAGAACGGCAAAAGTTGCCATCTGAGTTTGAGCTCGCCAAGCAGCTCGGGGTCAGCCGAGCGACGTTGCGGGAGGCGCTTCGGGTGCTTGAGGAGGAAAACATCATCATCCGCCGCCATGGCGTCGGAACGTTTGTCAATGCCCGTCCGCTGTTTACGTCCGGCATTGAGCAGCTCACAAGCGTCACCGACATGATCCGCCAAGCCGGACGCAAGCCGGGGACGATTTTTTTGTCTTCCTCCATTCAGCAGCCGACGGAAGACGATATGCGCCGCTTTCAATGCCGCCCGGACGATGAGATTTTGCTGATCGAGCGGGTGCGCACCGCCGATGGAGAGCCGGTCGTCTATTGCCTTGATAAAATTTTGTGCAAATATTTGCCGAAAGGCATTTCGTATGAGCATGAGTCGCTGTTTGAAAACTTGCACAATCAGGCGCACCGCGATATTGCCTATGCCATCGCGCGCATTGAGCCGCTCGGCTATCACGAAAAAGTGTCGCCGATTTTGCAATGTGACCCGGAAACGGCCTTGCTCGTGCTCAAACAAATGCATTTCGATAAAAACGATGAGCCGATTTTTTACTCAACGAACTACTTCCGCTCCGACAAGTTCATCTTCCACGTCATGCGGAAACGATTCGGTTTTTAA
- a CDS encoding DNA translocase FtsK — MAKRKRQKKGKPPKKPLWTEAIRFELIGLGLLAVAVVAMARLGLVGETLVLISRFFFGEWYMLLVGGLFILSFILMWKREWPSWASRPFVGASVIAAALLLLSHGKLFELMSRRGELDPSVIRTTWALFWNEANGKASAADLGGGMVGALLFAASYQLFDALGTKWICFLLFVVGFIVLTGKSLRETAGRLVVLAAAFIRQEWLAFVGDLKQWLAGRKRRTNARRNRRSRRVAVQPEDEPAEAGAAEPENELLSPPPIISDFAAVRSTVELEEERQPPAEGGDGGSGDAPPLAFSEHENTNYDLPPLELLRLPKPAGQSADHANIYANARKLEKTFQSFGVKAKVTQVHLGPAVTKYEVYPDVGVKVSKIVSLSDDLALALAAKDIRIEAPIPGKSAIGIEVPNEEIATVSLREVLEAVEHTRSEAKLLIPLGRDISGEVVAAELNKMPHLLIAGATGSGKSVCINGIIVSLLMRTKPHEVKLMMIDPKMVELSVYNGIPHLLTPVVTDAKKAAQALKKVVQEMERRYELFSHTGTRNIEGYNEHIRQQNETVPEQQPLLPYIVVIIDELADLMMVASSDVEEAITRLAQMARAAGIHLIIATQRPSVDVITGVIKANIPSRIAFSVSSQIDSRTILDMGGAEKLLGRGDMLFLPMGASKPVRVQGAFVSDQEVEEVVQFVIGQQQAQYYEEMIVQEGEASSPALEDDLYEEAVRLVVEMQSASVSMLQRRFRIGYNRAARLIDAMEERGVVGPYEGSKPRAVLWSKEDLKKTS, encoded by the coding sequence ATGGCGAAACGAAAGCGACAAAAAAAGGGAAAGCCGCCAAAGAAGCCGTTGTGGACGGAGGCGATTCGCTTTGAACTGATCGGCCTTGGGCTGCTGGCCGTTGCCGTCGTGGCGATGGCCCGCCTCGGGCTCGTCGGAGAAACGCTTGTGCTGATCAGCCGCTTTTTTTTCGGCGAATGGTACATGCTATTAGTGGGCGGTTTATTCATTTTATCGTTCATCCTAATGTGGAAACGGGAGTGGCCGTCATGGGCAAGCCGCCCGTTTGTCGGCGCTTCGGTCATCGCGGCGGCGCTCTTGCTGTTAAGCCATGGGAAGCTGTTTGAACTCATGTCGCGGCGCGGTGAACTTGACCCAAGCGTCATTCGCACGACATGGGCGCTGTTTTGGAACGAGGCGAACGGCAAGGCGTCCGCTGCTGATTTAGGCGGCGGGATGGTTGGCGCGTTGCTGTTTGCCGCCAGCTACCAGCTATTTGATGCGCTTGGGACGAAATGGATTTGTTTTCTTTTGTTCGTCGTCGGCTTTATCGTGCTGACCGGAAAATCGCTGCGCGAGACGGCCGGCAGACTCGTCGTCTTGGCGGCGGCCTTTATACGCCAAGAATGGCTGGCGTTTGTCGGGGATTTGAAGCAATGGCTGGCAGGACGAAAACGGCGGACGAATGCCAGACGAAACCGGCGTTCGCGGCGGGTGGCCGTCCAGCCGGAAGATGAGCCTGCTGAAGCCGGCGCCGCCGAACCGGAGAACGAGCTCCTTTCCCCGCCGCCGATCATATCCGATTTTGCCGCCGTCCGGTCGACGGTCGAACTCGAGGAAGAGAGGCAGCCGCCGGCTGAAGGCGGCGATGGCGGGAGCGGGGATGCGCCGCCGCTGGCGTTTTCCGAGCACGAAAACACAAACTACGATTTGCCGCCGCTTGAGCTCCTCCGCCTGCCGAAACCGGCTGGGCAATCGGCCGACCATGCCAACATTTACGCCAATGCGCGCAAGTTAGAGAAAACGTTCCAAAGCTTTGGCGTCAAAGCGAAAGTGACGCAAGTGCATCTCGGCCCGGCGGTGACGAAATACGAAGTCTACCCGGACGTCGGGGTGAAGGTGAGCAAAATCGTCAGCTTAAGCGACGATCTGGCGCTCGCCCTAGCGGCGAAAGACATTCGCATTGAAGCGCCGATTCCCGGCAAGTCGGCGATCGGCATTGAAGTGCCGAATGAAGAAATCGCCACCGTATCGCTGCGCGAAGTGCTTGAGGCCGTCGAACATACACGATCCGAGGCAAAGCTCTTAATCCCGCTGGGGCGCGACATTTCCGGGGAAGTCGTTGCCGCTGAATTGAACAAAATGCCGCACTTATTGATCGCCGGCGCCACCGGCAGCGGCAAAAGCGTCTGCATTAACGGCATTATCGTCAGCCTGCTCATGCGCACGAAGCCACATGAAGTCAAGCTGATGATGATCGACCCGAAAATGGTCGAGTTAAGCGTGTATAACGGCATTCCCCATTTGTTGACACCGGTCGTCACCGATGCGAAAAAAGCGGCCCAGGCGCTGAAAAAAGTCGTCCAAGAAATGGAGCGGCGCTATGAGCTGTTTTCCCATACCGGCACGCGCAACATTGAAGGGTATAACGAACATATCCGCCAACAGAATGAAACGGTGCCGGAACAGCAGCCGCTCCTGCCGTACATCGTCGTCATCATCGATGAGCTCGCTGATTTAATGATGGTGGCGTCGTCGGATGTCGAAGAAGCGATCACGCGCTTGGCGCAAATGGCGCGCGCCGCGGGCATCCATTTAATCATCGCCACCCAGCGCCCGTCTGTCGACGTCATTACCGGCGTCATTAAGGCGAACATCCCGTCGCGCATCGCCTTTAGCGTCTCATCGCAGATCGATTCGCGCACCATTTTGGATATGGGCGGGGCGGAGAAACTGCTCGGCCGCGGCGACATGCTGTTTTTGCCGATGGGGGCCTCAAAGCCGGTGCGCGTCCAAGGGGCGTTTGTATCCGACCAAGAGGTGGAGGAAGTCGTTCAGTTTGTCATCGGCCAGCAGCAGGCACAATACTATGAGGAAATGATCGTCCAAGAGGGGGAGGCGAGCTCCCCGGCACTCGAAGATGATCTGTACGAGGAAGCTGTCCGCCTTGTCGTCGAAATGCAAAGCGCCTCCGTTTCGATGCTGCAGCGCCGCTTCCGCATCGGCTACAACCGCGCCGCCCGGCTCATCGACGCCATGGAGGAGCGCGGCGTCGTCGGCCCGTATGAGGGGAGCAAGCCGCGCGCCGTGCTTTGGTCAAAAGAAGATTTAAAAAAGACGTCATAA
- a CDS encoding YlzJ-like family protein — translation MILYTIMPEHLLFPVDAAVYEKQKRVYYDGIPFLVQMTETGEYEIVQNLSTNPYHFLNANYAPGARFPISAATS, via the coding sequence ATGATTTTATATACAATCATGCCCGAACACTTGCTGTTCCCGGTCGATGCGGCCGTCTATGAAAAGCAAAAAAGGGTGTATTACGACGGCATTCCGTTTCTTGTCCAAATGACGGAAACGGGTGAATATGAAATCGTGCAAAATTTAAGCACAAACCCGTACCACTTTTTAAACGCCAACTATGCACCCGGGGCGCGGTTTCCGATTTCCGCGGCAACATCGTAA